The sequence GATTGCGTGGATGGTCGCGGGCGCGGCCGACGGATCCGTGCCGGCCTATCAGTTGTCGGCATGGCTGATGGCGGTCTGGCTGCGGGGCATGTCGCCCGAAGAGACGTCGTGGCTCACCGACGCGATGGTGCGCTCGGGCGTGCGCGTCGATCTCTCCGCGATCCCCGGCGTGAAGGTGGACAAGCACAGCACCGGCGGCGTGGGCGACAAGACCTCGCTCGTCATCGCGCCAGTGGTCGCGGCGCTCGGCGTACCGGTGCCGATGATGTCGGGTCGCGGCCTCGGCCACACGGGCGGCACGCTCGACAAGCTGGAGAGCATCAGCGGCTTCCGCACGCGACTCACGCTCGACGAGTTCCACGCGCAACTCGCCGATCTGCGCTGCGCGTTGATCGGCCAGACAGACGATGTGGCGCCGGCGGACCGGACGCTGTATTCGCTGCGCGACGTGACGGCCACCGTCGAGAGCCTGCCGCTCATCTGCGCGTCGATCCTCAGCAAGAAGATCGCCGAAGGGATAGACGCCCTGGTGCTCGACGTGAAGACGGGCAACGGCGCGTTCATGGCGCGCGAGGAGGACGCCCGCGCGCTCGCCGACGCGCTCGTCGGGCTGGCAGAACGGTCCGGCCTGCGCGTGGCCGCGCTGCTCACGCAGATGGACGTGCCGCTCGGACGCACCGTGGGCAACGCGCTCGAAGTGCGCGAGTGCATCGACGTCCTGCGCGGCGGAGGGCCGTCGGACCTCGTCGAACTCTCGGTGGAACTCGCGGCGTTGATGCTGTGGTTGGGGCAGGGGCGTCCCACGCTCGACGCATCGCGCGACGCTGTCCGCGGTGCACTCGCCGACGGCTCGGGCCTCGCGATGTTCCGCGCGATCGTCGCCCGTCAGGGCGGCGACGTCGGGATGGTGGACGATCCCTCGACGCTGCCGCAGGCGCCCGTGTGCGAGATGTTCGTCGCGCCGCGCGCCGGACACGTCGCTCGCTACGACGCCGGATTGATCGGTCGCGCCGCGGTTCACCTCGGCGCAGGGCGTGCGAAGGCCGAGGACGCCGTCGATCCGGCAGTCGGCTTCGACATCGTTGCGCCGCCGGGGACTCGCGTCGATGCCGGTGAGCCCCTCATCGCCATCCATGCCCGGACCAGGGCCGGCGTGGCGGCGGTGCGGCCGATGCTCGATCAGGCGCTCACGATGGCCGATGAGCCGCCCGCGCCGCGTCCGCTGATCCTCGATCGCCTGGGGCTCGCACGCTCCTCCTGACCGCACATGACAGATCTGCTCTCGTCCATCGATACGGCCGTTGCGCTCCTCCGCGAGCGTGTGGGTGACGCGCCGGACGTCGCCATCGTGCTCGGTTCAGGGCTCGGCGACTTCGCGTCGACGTTGACGGATGCGACGGCCATCCCGTACGGCGAGATCCCCGAGTGGCCCTCGTCTGCCGTTGTCGGGCACGCCGGCACGCTCGTCGTCGGAACGCATGCGTCCGGCGCGCGCGTGGCGGCGTTGTCGGGTCG comes from Acidobacteriota bacterium and encodes:
- a CDS encoding thymidine phosphorylase, with amino-acid sequence MRAVDIIRAKRDGGALTREQIAWMVAGAADGSVPAYQLSAWLMAVWLRGMSPEETSWLTDAMVRSGVRVDLSAIPGVKVDKHSTGGVGDKTSLVIAPVVAALGVPVPMMSGRGLGHTGGTLDKLESISGFRTRLTLDEFHAQLADLRCALIGQTDDVAPADRTLYSLRDVTATVESLPLICASILSKKIAEGIDALVLDVKTGNGAFMAREEDARALADALVGLAERSGLRVAALLTQMDVPLGRTVGNALEVRECIDVLRGGGPSDLVELSVELAALMLWLGQGRPTLDASRDAVRGALADGSGLAMFRAIVARQGGDVGMVDDPSTLPQAPVCEMFVAPRAGHVARYDAGLIGRAAVHLGAGRAKAEDAVDPAVGFDIVAPPGTRVDAGEPLIAIHARTRAGVAAVRPMLDQALTMADEPPAPRPLILDRLGLARSS